A window from Musa acuminata AAA Group cultivar baxijiao chromosome BXJ3-10, Cavendish_Baxijiao_AAA, whole genome shotgun sequence encodes these proteins:
- the LOC135651749 gene encoding uncharacterized protein LOC135651749: MAADSQYQLDIVASAAAGAWTGHPHAAIASLLEAKLQASGGSACSTSPSWSLNELKRAWEKDLLRVGVDECGPLEMKRHKTASADSSPAFIECSGQGAAVGCRWGDDKQDAFLGHGHDMGFSPQTLISEFLDSLRILSLPFEDK, translated from the exons ATGGCTGCAGATTCACAGTACCAACTCGACATCGTCGCTTCAGCAGCGGCTGGGGCATGGACCGGTCATCCTCATGCAGCGATTGCTTCGCTACTGGAAGCAAAGCTCCAGGCTTCTGGCGGCTCCGCCTGCTCCACTTCTCCGTCGTGGAGCTTGAACGAGTTGAAACGAGCGTGGGAGAAAGATCTTTTACGTGTGGGCGTCGACGAGTGTGGTCCACTGGAGATGAAACGGCACAAGACCGCGAGCGCCGACAGTAGCCCGGCCTTCATTGAGTGCTCCGGGCAAGGAGCTGCAGTGGGTTGCAGGTGGGGTGACGATAAGCAGGATGCCTTCCTTGGACATGGACATGATATGGGATTCTCTCCCCAAACCTTGATTTCCGAGTTCTTGGACTCGCTCCGGATTTTGTCCCTCCCATTC GAAGACAAGTAG
- the LOC135651441 gene encoding uncharacterized protein LOC135651441, which yields CAYLVLAAIVTQETCACQTKKQAADESAEDGGYGGVDPYATNAPFVSALMAFAERGPACFCFPGHNRGKAAPAMLSQLFGPDVFTYDLSPIPWIGNLFSSKGPLSDAQKLAAELFGSSETWFLVGGSSCGVMASIMATCSPGDFLVLPRNAHISATHAMVLSGAIPKYITPEHSLLWDVAGGVNPSQVETAIEELKEGGKTAAAVLITSPTYQGICSRIYEITKLCHSHGLPVIVDEAHGAHFKFHPRLPMTALEQGADLVVQSTHKVLSSLSQSSMLHMSGHRVDRERVRRCLEALQSTSSSYLLLASLDAARAQLSENPGAILGKAMEMADLARLQIGRIPGLSILDASSFSSDFPNMDPLRVTVGVSRLGLTGFKVNELLCEEHGVIPEFEGMRSVTLVFNWGTSMEHTERLITALSHLSTRFLDENQSQNQVGSGAITPFAGFRRELSPREAFFAKKRKVDIGESLGEICGELICTMPPGIPVLNPGEVITREALDYLLDARNKGVVIMGAADPRLSSMVVCSE from the coding sequence TGTGCATACCTTGTTCTTGCTGCTATTGTTACGCAGGAAACCTGTGCATGTCAAACCAAGAAACAAGCTGCTGATGAGAGCGCTGAGGACGGCGGCTATGGTGGTGTAGATCCTTATGCGACGAATGCCCCTTTCGTTTCTGCTCTAATGGCCTTTGCAGAACGAGGCCCAGCTTGCTTTTGCTTTCCAGGGCACAATAGAGGCAAAGCTGCCCCGGCAATGCTCTCCCAACTCTTTGGCCCCGACGTGTTCACGTATGATTTGTCTCCCATCCCCTGGATTGGCAACTTGTTCTCCTCCAAAGGACCACTCTCTGATGCCCAGAAGCTGGCCGCCGAACTATTTGGCTCATCTGAGACATGGTTTCTCGTGGGAGGATCCAGCTGCGGAGTGATGGCATCGATCATGGCCACTTGCTCTCCTGGTGACTTCCTCGTTCTCCCTAGGAATGCACATATCTCTGCAACTCACGCCATGGTCTTATCCGGAGCCATACCAAAATACATCACGCCGGAGCACAGCTTGCTATGGGATGTTGCCGGAGGAGTCAACCCATCACAGGTGGAGACAGCTATAGAGGAGCTGAAGGAAGGTGGGAAAACAGCTGCTGCGGTCCTCATCACCTCACCAACTTATCAGGGGATATGCAGCCGGATCTATGAGATCACCAAACTGTGTCACTCGCACGGCCTTCCGGTAATCGTAGACGAAGCCCACGGTGCGCACTTCAAGTTTCATCCGAGGCTTCCGATGACGGCGCTGGAGCAAGGTGCCGACCTCGTGGTTCAATCCACGCACAAGGTTCTCTCCTCTCTTTCGCAGTCGTCGATGCTGCACATGTCCGGACATCGTGTGGACAGGGAAAGAGTACGCAGATGCCTCGAAGCACTTCAGAGCACCAGCTCGAGCTATCTACTCCTGGCGTCTTTGGACGCTGCCAGAGCTCAGCTGAGCGAGAATCCAGGAGCCATCTTGGGTAAAGCCATGGAAATGGCGGACCTCGCGAGGCTTCAGATAGGGCGAATTCCAGGTCTTTCGATCTTGGATGCATCGAGCTTTTCCTCTGATTTCCCCAACATGGATCCTCTGCGTGTCACAGTCGGTGTCTCACGGCTAGGACTGACAGGCTTCAAGGTGAATGAGCTGCTATGTGAGGAGCACGGAGTCATACCTGAGTTTGAAGGGATGCGGTCTGTGACCTTGGTCTTCAACTGGGGGACGTCCATGGAGCACACAGAAAGGCTGATCACAGCTCTGTCACATCTCTCGACGAGGTTCCTCGACGAGAACCAATCGCAGAACCAAGTTGGGAGTGGCGCGATTACACCGTTTGCTGGGTTTAGGCGGGAGCTCAGTCCAAGGGAGGCCTTCTTCGCGAAGAAGAGGAAAGTGGACATTGGAGAAAGCCTCGGGGAGATATGTGGCGAGCTCATCTGCACGATGCCACCAGGTATTCCGGTGCTGAACCCCGGTGAAGTCATAACCAGGGAAGCTTTGGACTATCTGCTGGATGCGAGGAACAAGGGAGTTGTGATCATGGGAGCAGCGGATCCTCGACTCTCTTCCATGGTTGTGTGCAGCGAGTGA
- the LOC135651537 gene encoding uncharacterized protein LOC135651537 isoform X3 codes for MISSPTTFPTNLRTLPSVDRRPSVHVGWRRRHRNPDTCAYATKKQTTAESTEDDNYGGHNGGKAAPAMLSQLFGPDVFTYDSTPLPWIGNLFSSEGPLTAAQKLAAEVFGSSETWFLVGGSSCGVMASIMATCSPGDFLVLPRNAHISATHAMVLSGAIPKYITPEYSSLWDVAGGVTPSQVETAIEELKEGGKRAAAVLITSPTYQGICCKIDEITKLCHSHGVPVIVDEAHGAHFKFHPRLPMTALEQGADLVVQSTHKVLSSLSQSSMLHMSGHRVDRERVRRCLEALQSTSSSYLLLASLDAARAQLSENPGAISGKAMEMADLARLQIGRIPGLSILDASCFSSDFPYMDPLRVTVGVSRLGLTGFKVNELLCEEHGVIPELAGMRSVTLVFNWGTSMEHTERLITALSHLSTRFLDENRSQNQVGSGVITPFAGFSRELSPREAFFAKKRKVDIGESLGEICGELICTFPPGVPVLNPGEVVTREALDYLQDARNKGAVILGAADPRLSSMLVCSE; via the exons ATGATCTCCTCGCCGACCACCTTCCCAACAAAC TTGCGTACTCTTCCGTCCGTGGATCGCCGGCCAAGTGTTCACGTCGGGTGGCGGAGGAGGCACCGGAATCCC GACACCTGTGCATATGCAACCAAGAAACAAACAACCGCTGAGAGCACCGAGGACGACAACTATGGTG GACACAATGGAGGCAAAGCTGCGCCGGCAATGCTCTCCCAACTCTTTGGCCCCGACGTATTCACGTATGACTCGACTCCCCTCCCCTGGATCGGCAACTTGTTCTCCTCCGAAGGACCACTCACCGCAGCCCAGAAGCTGGCCGCCGAAGTATTTGGCTCATCTGAGACATGGTTTCTCGTGGGAGGATCCAGCTGCGGAGTGATGGCATCGATAATGGCCACTTGCTCTCCTGGTGACTTCCTCGTTCTCCCTAGGAATGCACATATCTCTGCGACTCACGCCATGGTCTTATCCGGAGCCATACCAAAATACATCACGCCGGAGTACAGCTCGCTTTGGGACGTTGCCGGTGGAGTCACCCCATCACAGGTGGAGACAGCTATAGAGGAGCTGAAGGAAGGTGGGAAACGAGCTGCTGCGGTCCTCATCACCTCACCAACTTATCAGGGGATATGCTGCAAGATCGATGAGATCACCAAGCTGTGTCACTCGCACGGCGTTCCGGTAATCGTAGACGAAGCCCACGGCGCGCACTTCAAGTTTCATCCAAGGCTTCCGATGACGGCGCTGGAGCAAGGTGCCGACCTCGTGGTTCAATCTACGCACAAGGTTCTCTCCTCTCTTTCGCAGTCGTCGATGCTGCACATGTCCGGACATCGTGTGGACAGGGAAAGAGTACGCAGATGCCTCGAAGCACTTCAGAGCACCAGCTCGAGCTATCTACTCCTGGCGTCTTTGGACGCTGCCAGAGCTCAGCTGAGCGAGAATCCAGGAGCCATCTCGGGTAAAGCCATGGAAATGGCGGACCTCGCGAGGCTTCAGATAGGGCGAATTCCAGGTCTTTCGATCTTGGATGCATCGTGCTTTTCCTCTGATTTCCCATATATGGATCCTCTGCGTGTCACAGTCGGTGTCTCACGGCTAGGACTGACCGGCTTCAAGGTGAATGAGCTGCTATGTGAGGAGCACGGAGTCATACCCGAGCTTGCAGGGATGCGGTCTGTGACCTTGGTCTTCAATTGGGGGACGTCCATGGAGCACACAGAAAGGCTGATCACAGCTCTGTCACATCTCTCGACGAGGTTCCTCGATGAGAACCGATCACAGAACCAAGTTGGGAGTGGTGTGATAACACCGTTTGCTGGGTTTAGTCGGGAGCTGAGTCCAAGGGAGGCCTTCTTCGCGAAGAAGAGAAAAGTGGACATTGGAGAAAGCCTCGGGGAGATATGTGGCGAGCTCATCTGCACGTTCCCACCAGGTGTTCCGGTGCTGAACCCCGGAGAAGTCGTAACCAGGGAAGCTTTGGACTATCTGCAGGATGCGAGGAACAAGGGAGCTGTGATCTTGGGAGCAGCAGATCCTCGACTCTCTTCCATGTTAGTGTGCAGCGAGTGA
- the LOC135651537 gene encoding uncharacterized protein LOC135651537 isoform X4 — translation MYKPCIAKSKKDTCAYATKKQTTAESTEDDNYGGHNGGKAAPAMLSQLFGPDVFTYDSTPLPWIGNLFSSEGPLTAAQKLAAEVFGSSETWFLVGGSSCGVMASIMATCSPGDFLVLPRNAHISATHAMVLSGAIPKYITPEYSSLWDVAGGVTPSQVETAIEELKEGGKRAAAVLITSPTYQGICCKIDEITKLCHSHGVPVIVDEAHGAHFKFHPRLPMTALEQGADLVVQSTHKVLSSLSQSSMLHMSGHRVDRERVRRCLEALQSTSSSYLLLASLDAARAQLSENPGAISGKAMEMADLARLQIGRIPGLSILDASCFSSDFPYMDPLRVTVGVSRLGLTGFKVNELLCEEHGVIPELAGMRSVTLVFNWGTSMEHTERLITALSHLSTRFLDENRSQNQVGSGVITPFAGFSRELSPREAFFAKKRKVDIGESLGEICGELICTFPPGVPVLNPGEVVTREALDYLQDARNKGAVILGAADPRLSSMLVCSE, via the exons ATGTACAAGCCATGCATTGCCAAGAGTAAAAAG GACACCTGTGCATATGCAACCAAGAAACAAACAACCGCTGAGAGCACCGAGGACGACAACTATGGTG GACACAATGGAGGCAAAGCTGCGCCGGCAATGCTCTCCCAACTCTTTGGCCCCGACGTATTCACGTATGACTCGACTCCCCTCCCCTGGATCGGCAACTTGTTCTCCTCCGAAGGACCACTCACCGCAGCCCAGAAGCTGGCCGCCGAAGTATTTGGCTCATCTGAGACATGGTTTCTCGTGGGAGGATCCAGCTGCGGAGTGATGGCATCGATAATGGCCACTTGCTCTCCTGGTGACTTCCTCGTTCTCCCTAGGAATGCACATATCTCTGCGACTCACGCCATGGTCTTATCCGGAGCCATACCAAAATACATCACGCCGGAGTACAGCTCGCTTTGGGACGTTGCCGGTGGAGTCACCCCATCACAGGTGGAGACAGCTATAGAGGAGCTGAAGGAAGGTGGGAAACGAGCTGCTGCGGTCCTCATCACCTCACCAACTTATCAGGGGATATGCTGCAAGATCGATGAGATCACCAAGCTGTGTCACTCGCACGGCGTTCCGGTAATCGTAGACGAAGCCCACGGCGCGCACTTCAAGTTTCATCCAAGGCTTCCGATGACGGCGCTGGAGCAAGGTGCCGACCTCGTGGTTCAATCTACGCACAAGGTTCTCTCCTCTCTTTCGCAGTCGTCGATGCTGCACATGTCCGGACATCGTGTGGACAGGGAAAGAGTACGCAGATGCCTCGAAGCACTTCAGAGCACCAGCTCGAGCTATCTACTCCTGGCGTCTTTGGACGCTGCCAGAGCTCAGCTGAGCGAGAATCCAGGAGCCATCTCGGGTAAAGCCATGGAAATGGCGGACCTCGCGAGGCTTCAGATAGGGCGAATTCCAGGTCTTTCGATCTTGGATGCATCGTGCTTTTCCTCTGATTTCCCATATATGGATCCTCTGCGTGTCACAGTCGGTGTCTCACGGCTAGGACTGACCGGCTTCAAGGTGAATGAGCTGCTATGTGAGGAGCACGGAGTCATACCCGAGCTTGCAGGGATGCGGTCTGTGACCTTGGTCTTCAATTGGGGGACGTCCATGGAGCACACAGAAAGGCTGATCACAGCTCTGTCACATCTCTCGACGAGGTTCCTCGATGAGAACCGATCACAGAACCAAGTTGGGAGTGGTGTGATAACACCGTTTGCTGGGTTTAGTCGGGAGCTGAGTCCAAGGGAGGCCTTCTTCGCGAAGAAGAGAAAAGTGGACATTGGAGAAAGCCTCGGGGAGATATGTGGCGAGCTCATCTGCACGTTCCCACCAGGTGTTCCGGTGCTGAACCCCGGAGAAGTCGTAACCAGGGAAGCTTTGGACTATCTGCAGGATGCGAGGAACAAGGGAGCTGTGATCTTGGGAGCAGCAGATCCTCGACTCTCTTCCATGTTAGTGTGCAGCGAGTGA
- the LOC135651537 gene encoding uncharacterized protein LOC135651537 isoform X2 produces MYKPCIAKSKKDTCAYATKKQTTAESTEDDNYGGVAPYATNAPFVSALMAFAERDAAYFCFPGHNGGKAAPAMLSQLFGPDVFTYDSTPLPWIGNLFSSEGPLTAAQKLAAEVFGSSETWFLVGGSSCGVMASIMATCSPGDFLVLPRNAHISATHAMVLSGAIPKYITPEYSSLWDVAGGVTPSQVETAIEELKEGGKRAAAVLITSPTYQGICCKIDEITKLCHSHGVPVIVDEAHGAHFKFHPRLPMTALEQGADLVVQSTHKVLSSLSQSSMLHMSGHRVDRERVRRCLEALQSTSSSYLLLASLDAARAQLSENPGAISGKAMEMADLARLQIGRIPGLSILDASCFSSDFPYMDPLRVTVGVSRLGLTGFKVNELLCEEHGVIPELAGMRSVTLVFNWGTSMEHTERLITALSHLSTRFLDENRSQNQVGSGVITPFAGFSRELSPREAFFAKKRKVDIGESLGEICGELICTFPPGVPVLNPGEVVTREALDYLQDARNKGAVILGAADPRLSSMLVCSE; encoded by the exons ATGTACAAGCCATGCATTGCCAAGAGTAAAAAG GACACCTGTGCATATGCAACCAAGAAACAAACAACCGCTGAGAGCACCGAGGACGACAACTATGGTGGTGTAGCTCCTTATGCGACGAATGCCCCCTTCGTTTCTGCTCTAATGGCCTTTGCAGAACGAGACGCAGCTTACTTTTGTTTTCCAGGACACAATGGAGGCAAAGCTGCGCCGGCAATGCTCTCCCAACTCTTTGGCCCCGACGTATTCACGTATGACTCGACTCCCCTCCCCTGGATCGGCAACTTGTTCTCCTCCGAAGGACCACTCACCGCAGCCCAGAAGCTGGCCGCCGAAGTATTTGGCTCATCTGAGACATGGTTTCTCGTGGGAGGATCCAGCTGCGGAGTGATGGCATCGATAATGGCCACTTGCTCTCCTGGTGACTTCCTCGTTCTCCCTAGGAATGCACATATCTCTGCGACTCACGCCATGGTCTTATCCGGAGCCATACCAAAATACATCACGCCGGAGTACAGCTCGCTTTGGGACGTTGCCGGTGGAGTCACCCCATCACAGGTGGAGACAGCTATAGAGGAGCTGAAGGAAGGTGGGAAACGAGCTGCTGCGGTCCTCATCACCTCACCAACTTATCAGGGGATATGCTGCAAGATCGATGAGATCACCAAGCTGTGTCACTCGCACGGCGTTCCGGTAATCGTAGACGAAGCCCACGGCGCGCACTTCAAGTTTCATCCAAGGCTTCCGATGACGGCGCTGGAGCAAGGTGCCGACCTCGTGGTTCAATCTACGCACAAGGTTCTCTCCTCTCTTTCGCAGTCGTCGATGCTGCACATGTCCGGACATCGTGTGGACAGGGAAAGAGTACGCAGATGCCTCGAAGCACTTCAGAGCACCAGCTCGAGCTATCTACTCCTGGCGTCTTTGGACGCTGCCAGAGCTCAGCTGAGCGAGAATCCAGGAGCCATCTCGGGTAAAGCCATGGAAATGGCGGACCTCGCGAGGCTTCAGATAGGGCGAATTCCAGGTCTTTCGATCTTGGATGCATCGTGCTTTTCCTCTGATTTCCCATATATGGATCCTCTGCGTGTCACAGTCGGTGTCTCACGGCTAGGACTGACCGGCTTCAAGGTGAATGAGCTGCTATGTGAGGAGCACGGAGTCATACCCGAGCTTGCAGGGATGCGGTCTGTGACCTTGGTCTTCAATTGGGGGACGTCCATGGAGCACACAGAAAGGCTGATCACAGCTCTGTCACATCTCTCGACGAGGTTCCTCGATGAGAACCGATCACAGAACCAAGTTGGGAGTGGTGTGATAACACCGTTTGCTGGGTTTAGTCGGGAGCTGAGTCCAAGGGAGGCCTTCTTCGCGAAGAAGAGAAAAGTGGACATTGGAGAAAGCCTCGGGGAGATATGTGGCGAGCTCATCTGCACGTTCCCACCAGGTGTTCCGGTGCTGAACCCCGGAGAAGTCGTAACCAGGGAAGCTTTGGACTATCTGCAGGATGCGAGGAACAAGGGAGCTGTGATCTTGGGAGCAGCAGATCCTCGACTCTCTTCCATGTTAGTGTGCAGCGAGTGA
- the LOC135651537 gene encoding uncharacterized protein LOC135651537 isoform X1, with the protein MISSPTTFPTNLRTLPSVDRRPSVHVGWRRRHRNPDTCAYATKKQTTAESTEDDNYGGVAPYATNAPFVSALMAFAERDAAYFCFPGHNGGKAAPAMLSQLFGPDVFTYDSTPLPWIGNLFSSEGPLTAAQKLAAEVFGSSETWFLVGGSSCGVMASIMATCSPGDFLVLPRNAHISATHAMVLSGAIPKYITPEYSSLWDVAGGVTPSQVETAIEELKEGGKRAAAVLITSPTYQGICCKIDEITKLCHSHGVPVIVDEAHGAHFKFHPRLPMTALEQGADLVVQSTHKVLSSLSQSSMLHMSGHRVDRERVRRCLEALQSTSSSYLLLASLDAARAQLSENPGAISGKAMEMADLARLQIGRIPGLSILDASCFSSDFPYMDPLRVTVGVSRLGLTGFKVNELLCEEHGVIPELAGMRSVTLVFNWGTSMEHTERLITALSHLSTRFLDENRSQNQVGSGVITPFAGFSRELSPREAFFAKKRKVDIGESLGEICGELICTFPPGVPVLNPGEVVTREALDYLQDARNKGAVILGAADPRLSSMLVCSE; encoded by the exons ATGATCTCCTCGCCGACCACCTTCCCAACAAAC TTGCGTACTCTTCCGTCCGTGGATCGCCGGCCAAGTGTTCACGTCGGGTGGCGGAGGAGGCACCGGAATCCC GACACCTGTGCATATGCAACCAAGAAACAAACAACCGCTGAGAGCACCGAGGACGACAACTATGGTGGTGTAGCTCCTTATGCGACGAATGCCCCCTTCGTTTCTGCTCTAATGGCCTTTGCAGAACGAGACGCAGCTTACTTTTGTTTTCCAGGACACAATGGAGGCAAAGCTGCGCCGGCAATGCTCTCCCAACTCTTTGGCCCCGACGTATTCACGTATGACTCGACTCCCCTCCCCTGGATCGGCAACTTGTTCTCCTCCGAAGGACCACTCACCGCAGCCCAGAAGCTGGCCGCCGAAGTATTTGGCTCATCTGAGACATGGTTTCTCGTGGGAGGATCCAGCTGCGGAGTGATGGCATCGATAATGGCCACTTGCTCTCCTGGTGACTTCCTCGTTCTCCCTAGGAATGCACATATCTCTGCGACTCACGCCATGGTCTTATCCGGAGCCATACCAAAATACATCACGCCGGAGTACAGCTCGCTTTGGGACGTTGCCGGTGGAGTCACCCCATCACAGGTGGAGACAGCTATAGAGGAGCTGAAGGAAGGTGGGAAACGAGCTGCTGCGGTCCTCATCACCTCACCAACTTATCAGGGGATATGCTGCAAGATCGATGAGATCACCAAGCTGTGTCACTCGCACGGCGTTCCGGTAATCGTAGACGAAGCCCACGGCGCGCACTTCAAGTTTCATCCAAGGCTTCCGATGACGGCGCTGGAGCAAGGTGCCGACCTCGTGGTTCAATCTACGCACAAGGTTCTCTCCTCTCTTTCGCAGTCGTCGATGCTGCACATGTCCGGACATCGTGTGGACAGGGAAAGAGTACGCAGATGCCTCGAAGCACTTCAGAGCACCAGCTCGAGCTATCTACTCCTGGCGTCTTTGGACGCTGCCAGAGCTCAGCTGAGCGAGAATCCAGGAGCCATCTCGGGTAAAGCCATGGAAATGGCGGACCTCGCGAGGCTTCAGATAGGGCGAATTCCAGGTCTTTCGATCTTGGATGCATCGTGCTTTTCCTCTGATTTCCCATATATGGATCCTCTGCGTGTCACAGTCGGTGTCTCACGGCTAGGACTGACCGGCTTCAAGGTGAATGAGCTGCTATGTGAGGAGCACGGAGTCATACCCGAGCTTGCAGGGATGCGGTCTGTGACCTTGGTCTTCAATTGGGGGACGTCCATGGAGCACACAGAAAGGCTGATCACAGCTCTGTCACATCTCTCGACGAGGTTCCTCGATGAGAACCGATCACAGAACCAAGTTGGGAGTGGTGTGATAACACCGTTTGCTGGGTTTAGTCGGGAGCTGAGTCCAAGGGAGGCCTTCTTCGCGAAGAAGAGAAAAGTGGACATTGGAGAAAGCCTCGGGGAGATATGTGGCGAGCTCATCTGCACGTTCCCACCAGGTGTTCCGGTGCTGAACCCCGGAGAAGTCGTAACCAGGGAAGCTTTGGACTATCTGCAGGATGCGAGGAACAAGGGAGCTGTGATCTTGGGAGCAGCAGATCCTCGACTCTCTTCCATGTTAGTGTGCAGCGAGTGA
- the LOC135651542 gene encoding uncharacterized protein LOC135651542, translated as MAGFMGAFSGTRALEIVKRNNSPGLLWKRIKLTTTRKNNAKKRLRRVWQNEAVLRACAEPQQETAASTAAVGNK; from the exons ATGGCGGGGTTTATGGGGGCGTTTTCGGGGACGCGGGCGCTGGAGATCGTGAAGCGGAACAACTCGCCGGGGCTCCTCTGGAAGCGGATCAAGCTCACCACCACCCGCAAGAACAACGCCAAGAAGCGCCTCCGCCGCGTCTGGCAG AATGAAGCTGTCTTGAGGGCTTGTGCTGAACCACAACAAGAAACTGCAGCAAGTACTGCTGCAGTTGGAAATAAATAG
- the LOC135651539 gene encoding NAC domain-containing protein 83-like: MDNTGFVRHGMLRLPPGFRFHPTDEELVVQYLKRKVYSFPLPASIIPEIDLRNHDPWDLPGGREEVRYLFSFREATYLNRNRSNPRARSGCWKVAGKERQVVASGCNQVVGMKKVLVFYRGKPPTRTDWIMHEYRLARPDANPRNDATHSSMVPNGDWVLCRIFRKKRAAKMEAEEDDEQAGEQMMRMGDDGSSCVTELPDVSSDGEEASSSSMSSPP, from the exons ATGGACAATACCGGTTTTGTAAGGCATGGTATGCTGAGGCTTCCACCGGGATTCAGGTTCCATCCCACTGATGAAGAACTTGTGGTTCAGTACCTCAAGAGGAAGGTCTACTCCTTCCCCTTGCCGGCCTCCATCATCCCCGAGATCGATCTCAGGAACCATGACCCATGGGATCTACCCG GTGGGCGCGAAGAGGTCCGGTACTTGTTCAGCTTCAGAGAGGCAACATATCTGAACCGAAACCGATCGAATCCGAGGGCAAGATCCGGATGCTGGAAAGTAGCAGGGAAGGAGAGGCAAGTGGTGGCTTCCGGGTGCAACCAGGTGGTGGGGATGAAGAAGGTTTTGGTCTTCTATCGAGGAAAGCCGCCGACGAGAACCGATTGGATCATGCATGAGTATCGCCTCGCCCGGCCCGATGCCAATCCAAGAAATGATGCAACTCAT AGTAGCATGGTTCCAAACGGAGATTGGGTGTTGTGTCGCATCTTTAGGAAGAAGAGAGCCGCCAAGATGGAGGCCGAAGAAGATGATGAACAGGCAGGAGAGCAGATGATGAGGATGGGAGATGATGGCTCCAGCTGCGTCACTGAGCTCCCTGATGTATCTAGTGATGGAGAGGAAgcgagttcaagcagcatgagttcACCTCCATGA
- the LOC135651540 gene encoding membrane-anchored ubiquitin-fold protein 3-like: MPDEDLIELKFRLYDGTDIGPIRYSASSTVAMLKERIISEWPRDKKIIPKVANDVKLISAGKVLENNTTIAQCRSPFGELPSGVVTMHVVVQPSLTKTKTEKKVDKLPKKSACSCSIL, from the exons ATGCCAGACGAGGATCTGATCGAGCTCAAGTTTCGGCTGTATGATGGAACGGACATCGGCCCGATCCGCTACTCTGCTTCTTCCACCGTTGCCATGCTCAAGGAAAGGATAATATCCGAGTGGCCGCGAG ACAAGAAGATTATACCAAAGGTGGCTAATGATGTCAAATTGATAAGTGCTGGCAAAGTATTAGAGAACAACACAACAATTGCCCAGTGCAGATCACCTTTTGGTGAACTTCCTTCAGGGGTTGTCACCATGCATGTTGTTGTGCAACCGTCATTGACTAAAACTAAAACAG AAAAGAAGGTGGACAAGTTGCCGAAGAAGAGTGCCTGTTCTTGCTCTATATTGTAG